TCCGTATGCGCCAGATCTTCTGTTGAAGGTGTGGCTTTTCGGATACTTCAATCGGATCAGGAGTACCCGTAAGCTTGAGAAGGGTTGCCTTGAGAATATGGGGCTGATTTGGCTGACGGGGATGAATGCTCCGGATCATAATTCCTTATGGCGATTCTTCAAGGCGAACAAGAAATCATTGAGGCATCTGTTCAGACAGTCGATTCGTGTTGCTCTGAAGGCCGATCTGATCGGTCTAGCTCTTCATGCCGTGGACGGGACCAAGATCCAAGCCGTCTCATCCAACGACAAGGCTCGGGGTCGTGAGCACCTGGAGAGGTTTCTGGAAAGTGTTTCGGAGAGATTGGACCGCACGATTGCCGATGCGATGACTGAGATAGAGAGAGCCGAGCGGGAAGAGACCGGTGAGTATCGCCTTCCGCAGTCCATGCAAGACGGATTGAAACGGAAACAGCGGATACAAGAGGCTCTGAAGGAGTTGGATGAATCGGACAAGAAGTCAGTTCACCCTTCGGAACCGGAAGCTCGCTTTATGAAGAATCGCCGGACCAAAGACTTGTCGTACAACGCTCAGGCGGTTGCCGACCAAAAGAGCGGCCTTATCGTGGCCGCAGATGTGGTCACGGATGGGGCCGACAACGGGCAATTGGTCCCCATGCTCGACAAGGTGAAAGAGAATCTGGGCGCTGTGGCAGAGGAAAATGTGGCGGACGGGGGATATTTTTCCTCAGGGCAGATAGGTCTGGCCCATGAGCGAGAATACGGCATTCTTATCGGGAAATCGTCAGGGGAAATTGTTTCCGAGAGAGGTGCGGATGAGGATCTCTATCACCGATCCCGGTTCGTCTTTGATCAGGAGCGTGATTGCTTCATATGCCCTGAAGGGCGCTTGTTGCCTTTTCATCAGCGGAAAATTAACGGCAAGAACCACAATGAGGTTCGCAGGTATCACTGCAAGGATTTTCTAACGTGTCCCAATCGCTGGAAATGCTCCAAGAGCAAGAACGGACGCCTCATAGACCTCAGCGTTTACGAGGCGGCCCTAGAACGACACCGCAGCAAGAGGGAAAAACCAGAGAACAAAGAGCGCCTGAAGACTCGAAAGAAGATTATCGAGCCACCGTTTGCCTGGATCAAGAGCGCATTAAGCTTTCGGCGATGGACCGTGGCCGGAATCGACAACGTAAAGGCCCAGTGGGACCTTATTTGCACGACCATAAATCTCAGGAAGCTCTACCACCATTGGGTATCCGGCGAGGTGGCATTCACGTAAGCAGCCGGAGGGAGACCATGACCTTATAACGGACAGTACACTCGGATCGAACCTCGCCTGATCTTCACTTGACGGGACTGCTTTTTTCCCAGAAGCAGGTCCTCCCGTCCGGCTTGCGTGATTCGCCGCAGTGCGCAGGTTTTGAGACGCTTTCTTGCACCCGTGGCTACACATGGTTCGTCCCTTCGGGACTTTCGAGCCTTGAGCCGAGTGGCGCCTTTACGAAAAGCATGCTGCAGCAAGATCGTTGAGACCTGTTTCTATGCAATCCCGCATAGCCGGGGAATCAAAGCTCTCCCTGTATGCAAATTCCAAACTGCCGAGTATGCGTTCTACGGGAGATTTCGATTCTATGCAGCTATCCCGCTTTATGTAATAGGCGCTCCTGCGAACATGAGAACAAGGTGCTCCTTGCCAGTGTTGTTTCCACAAAAGAACTCTGCGAAAAGCCGATAGCGCTTTATTATTGAGCACTTCTGAATCCCATGAGTCCGTACCTGCCACAACATCCAGGAAGTCGAAAATGGCTCTGACGAAATGTACATCAGTTGCAACCAAACCATACAGATGCCAATCCTCAACGGCACTGCAAATCACTTTTGTCATTCTGGACGGTAGCTCTTTCCATGCAGGGCAGTAGAACGCTTTGCATGCCATACTGCCGTAATGGCACATGCCTCTCAAATCAACATTCCGGTTATCGGGAGCTGACGGATGAAGCATGCATCCCACAAGACTGTGCTCTGTATCCAGAAATCCTGCGAACTCGCACACATGAATTATGGAATCCAAAGGCTGAACCGACTCCGCTCTTCGCACCGCATGTTGAAAGCTCTCGAGACTGTCGGCTGTTCGCTCGGTAGTCGCAAATAAGATTGTCCGCTCGGCAAGATTGCGTTCCAGATGTTGCCGCGTACCATTTGTCACGTTGTACAGGCCGCAACATGCTGCACAGGATTTTTTGGAATCGGGGACACAGAGGTTCATGAATCAACTAAATTCGATTTTTGTATCTACAGAATGTATAGCATGTCCCTCGGGCAACGTCCATGTAAAGCGGTTCTCGTGAGAATGCCTCATTGACAGGGTTTGCAGTCAAGATAGTTAACACGGACCTGCCATGTAGGTCCGTGGCACCCAAAGATTGACATTTAGGCACGGATATAGGGGTGCCACTGACCTGCAGAGCAAGGTCAGTGTAGTTAGCACATTGAATGCAAAATGGTACGAGGTCCTGGAGCTCATTTCCAGCCGGAAAATTTAACTCCGGAGAATGGCAATCTTCCTTGAGCGTATGGACAGCACTCCGCAATTCGATCCGAGCGCACGCACTCCTTCTGAACCCAAAAAAGGTATTGAACCGTGACACGGAATGTAGAAATATGCATTGTCAAAAGTGCAGGCACTCTCCTTCTTACAACTCCTTCTAACCCCATCGGGAGCACACAATAATGGAACACAGCCAACCCAAGATCACTGTCGTAGGCGCAGGAGCCATAGGTGGCGTTACCGCGGCCTTCTTGAGCCGAGCCGGGTGGAACGTGGAAATTATCTGCAAACGCCAGGAAATAGCGAAACAATGCTCAGATCCCGGGCTTCTCATAACGGGTCTTCGAGGAGAAAGCCGTACGCCGCTGCATGCGGTTGCGTCGATTAAAGAGCTTTCAGGGCCGCTTCAAGTGGTGTTACTTGCTACCAAAGCAACCGATTGTGTGTCAGCCGCGCGAGAGCTGTTGCCCATGCTCTCCGATGACGGCTTTGTGGTGTCGCTCCAGAACGGTATCTGCGAAGAAGCGCTCGCGGAAGTGCTGGGACGAGAGCGTCTCATAGGCTGCGTAGTTGCCTGGGGTGCCACAATGCTGGGGCCGGGCCGGCTGGAGGTTACTTCTCCCGGGGAGTTCGTTATCGGAAATCTCGACGGCAAAGTGGACCCTCGCCTCGATTTGCTGAAAGAGGCTCTCTCAAGCGTGGCTCCCACGAGAATATCCGAGAATATTATGGGGGAATTGTATTCCAAGCTGATTGTCAACTCGTGTATCAATACACTGGGCGCTTTGACCGGCATGACTCTGGGGAAGCTCCTGGCAAGTGCACAGGTAAGGAACATTTTCATGGGCCTTATGACGGAAGCAGTTGCCGTAGCGAATGCGATGAACATCAGAATTGAGCCTGGAGGCGGCGGAAAACTGGACTACTACAAATTTCTTTCAGGCGATGGATTTTGGTCCAGGCTGAGAAAGCATGCAACAGTTCGAGTGATCGGATTCAAATATCGGAGGATAAAATCTTCCAGCCTGCAATCGCTGGAACGGGGAAGACCGACGGAAATAGATTACCTGAACGGGTACATCTGCAACAAAGGGAGAGAATTCAGCGTCCCCACTCCTTTGAACGATGCGGTAACCGGAATGGTAAAGGAGATTGAATCGGGACAAAGAATGATATCCCCGG
The sequence above is a segment of the Desulfomonile tiedjei DSM 6799 genome. Coding sequences within it:
- a CDS encoding IS1182 family transposase; protein product: MGKQIRADYEQILMFPPSVEDWVAKDHPARFIRDFVDSLDLSELGIEVPDSDTGRPPYAPDLLLKVWLFGYFNRIRSTRKLEKGCLENMGLIWLTGMNAPDHNSLWRFFKANKKSLRHLFRQSIRVALKADLIGLALHAVDGTKIQAVSSNDKARGREHLERFLESVSERLDRTIADAMTEIERAEREETGEYRLPQSMQDGLKRKQRIQEALKELDESDKKSVHPSEPEARFMKNRRTKDLSYNAQAVADQKSGLIVAADVVTDGADNGQLVPMLDKVKENLGAVAEENVADGGYFSSGQIGLAHEREYGILIGKSSGEIVSERGADEDLYHRSRFVFDQERDCFICPEGRLLPFHQRKINGKNHNEVRRYHCKDFLTCPNRWKCSKSKNGRLIDLSVYEAALERHRSKREKPENKERLKTRKKIIEPPFAWIKSALSFRRWTVAGIDNVKAQWDLICTTINLRKLYHHWVSGEVAFT
- a CDS encoding ketopantoate reductase family protein; translation: MEHSQPKITVVGAGAIGGVTAAFLSRAGWNVEIICKRQEIAKQCSDPGLLITGLRGESRTPLHAVASIKELSGPLQVVLLATKATDCVSAARELLPMLSDDGFVVSLQNGICEEALAEVLGRERLIGCVVAWGATMLGPGRLEVTSPGEFVIGNLDGKVDPRLDLLKEALSSVAPTRISENIMGELYSKLIVNSCINTLGALTGMTLGKLLASAQVRNIFMGLMTEAVAVANAMNIRIEPGGGGKLDYYKFLSGDGFWSRLRKHATVRVIGFKYRRIKSSSLQSLERGRPTEIDYLNGYICNKGREFSVPTPLNDAVTGMVKEIESGQRMISPENVTDPRLRL